The following coding sequences are from one Desulfosporosinus orientis DSM 765 window:
- a CDS encoding YceG family protein, which yields MSDRGVNPYVYCYRVIGCRGDERYFADIAALDRQLKGLGNYTFFNKSIPVSTDAAVIQRIRKLLEPMPLKDFSNGALLNVLESHGYFSLSSDSQVNRKIKDAWGIILNLYVANEKGLNLSIIENFVTKLLIWFGDYGRQTPKQSGHNPKIIYWGSPGKHEVYFLILMSLLGWDVLVFNTSFKDKFNNIDKFNEYSRVIRYPQELPVGDFPRPSAKESLRPGQTPVQQGSRQPEPPRKVPEAVSSSLLSDEVVVVKLKRTENILQEILVPVKERSGFVGKPFPILPTFFVRYIGVPESLDDWEAEYFNNLYNMDKALAARGSYYKFETGIPAPSTRESSAIPDKFKRYSFQNHVEIIEQALLAQVLPRTGQALYDNTIRKAFADIVNLFVEKHENCSVSMVLNFALKMISWLGRYLPKLISRPILEHNYEENPKILFYGNIKAHEIYLLTFFYWLGGDVLFVHSDEEGDQPWQSFDEGSVLTHLVRNKHSLPLEAFPQGERLIRKSTIAYNASREIEEVIYSEDVGLFKPWQFESYGTQPITLKTTYDELKILWQEPAKLRPEFKVQNHKVYVPNLFAKINGAAEDLDDYWQDLKVLASAPNTKLIATLPFTEIRYTKQELYQTNYLLDKEGFVDEEKVVRDRHYKFGYLKASLQHFLIAKINELFRSGVFLKPVDDKLKLKILMTILTMDDDLLKLIEVFDYPQEIPKLIAYDNHKNTFNESDSILLAYFNLIGLDILVFTPTNYQTLEQFLKESLFDMHQLPLVKYDLLLPSLNNLSDHSTKLGLLSRFFKRH from the coding sequence CAGTTAAAGGGACTGGGGAATTATACCTTCTTCAATAAAAGTATTCCCGTGAGCACAGACGCTGCAGTCATCCAGCGAATCCGTAAACTTCTGGAACCCATGCCCCTTAAGGATTTCAGCAATGGTGCCCTGTTAAATGTCCTGGAATCCCATGGGTACTTTTCCTTAAGTTCGGACAGCCAGGTTAACCGGAAGATCAAGGATGCCTGGGGGATCATCCTTAATCTTTATGTAGCCAACGAAAAAGGTCTTAATTTAAGCATTATCGAAAACTTTGTCACCAAACTATTGATATGGTTTGGCGACTATGGCAGACAAACCCCTAAACAATCCGGCCATAATCCGAAAATCATCTACTGGGGAAGTCCCGGCAAGCATGAGGTTTATTTCCTGATCCTCATGAGCCTGTTGGGCTGGGATGTGCTGGTATTCAACACTTCCTTCAAAGACAAGTTTAACAATATTGATAAGTTCAATGAATATTCACGGGTGATCCGCTATCCTCAAGAGCTTCCTGTAGGGGATTTTCCCAGACCAAGCGCCAAGGAAAGCCTGAGACCCGGTCAGACCCCGGTTCAGCAGGGGAGCAGACAACCGGAACCGCCAAGGAAAGTGCCCGAGGCTGTGAGCAGTTCCTTGCTCAGCGATGAAGTGGTTGTCGTGAAATTAAAGAGAACGGAGAATATTCTCCAGGAAATCCTGGTTCCCGTTAAGGAACGCAGCGGCTTTGTCGGCAAGCCTTTCCCAATCCTGCCCACCTTTTTTGTGAGGTATATCGGAGTTCCCGAATCCCTGGATGATTGGGAGGCAGAATACTTCAATAACCTGTACAACATGGACAAGGCCCTGGCCGCCAGGGGTTCTTATTATAAATTTGAGACAGGTATTCCAGCTCCCTCTACCCGGGAGAGTTCTGCCATTCCCGATAAGTTTAAACGCTATTCCTTCCAAAATCATGTTGAGATTATTGAGCAGGCTCTCCTGGCTCAGGTCCTGCCCAGGACGGGCCAGGCTCTTTACGATAATACCATCCGCAAAGCCTTTGCCGACATTGTCAACCTCTTTGTGGAAAAACACGAGAACTGCAGTGTCTCCATGGTTTTGAATTTTGCCTTGAAAATGATCAGCTGGCTGGGGCGCTACCTGCCTAAGTTGATTTCCCGGCCTATCCTGGAACACAATTACGAGGAGAATCCCAAGATTCTCTTCTACGGCAACATTAAAGCTCATGAGATTTATTTGCTGACCTTCTTTTACTGGCTAGGCGGCGATGTGCTCTTCGTTCATTCCGATGAAGAAGGGGATCAACCCTGGCAGAGCTTTGACGAGGGCAGCGTGTTAACCCACCTGGTCAGAAATAAGCACAGCCTGCCCTTGGAAGCGTTTCCTCAAGGAGAACGGTTAATCCGCAAAAGCACCATTGCCTATAACGCCTCCCGGGAAATCGAAGAGGTGATTTACAGCGAGGATGTGGGTTTATTTAAGCCCTGGCAGTTTGAAAGCTACGGAACCCAGCCCATCACCTTAAAGACCACCTATGACGAATTGAAGATCCTTTGGCAGGAGCCGGCCAAGCTGCGGCCGGAATTTAAAGTCCAGAATCACAAAGTCTATGTGCCCAATCTTTTTGCCAAAATTAACGGCGCAGCCGAGGACTTGGACGATTACTGGCAGGATTTAAAGGTTTTAGCCTCGGCCCCGAATACTAAGCTCATCGCCACCCTGCCTTTTACGGAAATCAGGTATACTAAGCAAGAACTCTATCAAACCAATTATTTACTGGACAAAGAGGGCTTCGTGGATGAAGAGAAGGTGGTCAGAGACCGGCACTACAAGTTTGGCTATCTCAAAGCTTCCCTGCAGCATTTTTTAATCGCCAAAATCAATGAACTGTTCCGATCAGGGGTTTTCTTAAAACCTGTGGACGATAAATTGAAGCTCAAGATCCTGATGACCATTTTAACCATGGACGATGATCTTCTGAAATTGATTGAAGTCTTTGATTATCCTCAGGAAATTCCCAAGCTTATCGCCTATGACAATCACAAAAACACCTTTAATGAAAGCGACAGTATTTTGCTGGCTTATTTCAATCTCATCGGTCTGGATATCCTGGTCTTTACCCCTACGAATTACCAGACCCTGGAGCAATTTCTCAAGGAAAGCCTTTTTGACATGCACCAGCTGCCTTTGGTTAAATATGATTTGCTTCTGCCTAGTTTAAATAACCTTTCAGACCATTCTACAAAACTGGGATTATTATCTCGCTTTTTTAAGCGCCACTAA
- a CDS encoding toxic anion resistance protein — protein MEIQGFNTQLTEDKSLVPQPEPVFDLEKQKNEVMTKVKDGPEVRSIVRQINIEDVGSIMSFGKNTAEEVSRFSDAILQSMQTTKVEDSGELLLQLNKIMEKFDIKDFEEKQPGFFEKMFSKAKNTVEALFKKYNSMGDEVDKVFVTLKQYEAEINKANQNLDEMFNRNIVYYEQLGQYIYAGQVVLEELKTNILPAAQAKANQTGNQVDQVQVNNLLQVQEIMEQRIYDLQLAENVAVQSMPTIKSIEYGNYNLIRKINSAFVITLPIFKQCLVQAIMLKRQSVQAKAMSALDEKTNELLLRNAQNTALQSKMVAKLASGSSVSIETLEQSWQTIVKGIEETKAIQDEMRQKRQDGARRLEVLKQDFVNRGIVR, from the coding sequence ATGGAAATTCAAGGTTTTAACACGCAGTTAACGGAGGATAAGAGTTTAGTTCCTCAGCCTGAACCGGTTTTCGACTTGGAAAAACAGAAAAATGAAGTGATGACTAAGGTGAAGGACGGCCCTGAAGTGCGCAGCATCGTCCGCCAGATTAATATTGAAGATGTGGGCTCGATTATGTCCTTCGGCAAGAACACGGCGGAAGAAGTCTCCAGGTTCTCCGATGCCATCCTGCAATCCATGCAAACCACTAAAGTTGAGGATTCAGGAGAACTGCTGCTCCAGCTTAACAAAATCATGGAGAAGTTCGATATTAAGGATTTTGAGGAAAAGCAGCCGGGATTTTTCGAGAAGATGTTTTCCAAAGCCAAGAACACCGTGGAGGCCCTGTTTAAGAAGTACAACTCCATGGGGGATGAGGTAGATAAGGTTTTTGTCACCCTCAAGCAATATGAGGCGGAAATCAATAAGGCCAACCAGAACCTGGATGAGATGTTCAACCGCAATATCGTTTACTATGAGCAGTTGGGTCAGTATATCTATGCCGGTCAGGTGGTCCTGGAAGAGCTCAAAACCAACATCCTGCCTGCGGCTCAGGCCAAAGCCAACCAGACCGGAAATCAAGTGGACCAGGTGCAGGTCAATAATTTGCTCCAGGTTCAGGAGATTATGGAGCAGCGGATTTATGATCTGCAGCTGGCTGAAAATGTGGCGGTGCAAAGTATGCCTACCATTAAATCCATTGAATACGGCAACTATAACCTGATTCGCAAAATCAACTCAGCCTTTGTTATCACCTTACCTATCTTTAAGCAGTGTTTGGTCCAGGCTATTATGCTCAAGCGCCAGTCCGTGCAGGCTAAGGCCATGAGCGCTTTGGATGAAAAGACTAATGAATTATTGCTGAGAAATGCGCAAAATACCGCCCTGCAGTCGAAAATGGTGGCTAAGCTGGCCTCGGGCAGCTCCGTAAGTATCGAAACCCTAGAGCAGTCCTGGCAGACTATTGTCAAAGGGATTGAGGAAACGAAAGCCATTCAGGATGAAATGAGGCAGAAGCGCCAGGATGGAGCCCGGCGCCTGGAGGTGCTTAAGCAGGATTTTGTTAATCGGGGGATTGTCCGGTAG